One Macadamia integrifolia cultivar HAES 741 unplaced genomic scaffold, SCU_Mint_v3 scaffold1998, whole genome shotgun sequence genomic window, GGCTCCCGTAACTCGATCTTCCATATCTCCTAGAGCACTGCAATTGCGATCCTCCACAGCCACAATGGCACGGTTGTGGTGGTCTTCCCCAACCATTATAGCACGTCGACTGTGATCCTCCACAGCCACAATAGCACGGCTGTGGTCTCCTTCCCCAGCCATCATAGCACGTAGATCGCGATCCTCCACAGCCACAATCGCATGGTTGTGGTCTCCTTCCCCAGTCATCATAGCACGTAGATCGCGATCCTCCACAGCCACAATCGCACGGCTGTGGCCTTCCATAACCTTCATGACATGGTCCCCCTCCATATCCCTCATAACATGGTCCACAACAACCCCCTATTGGTTGGGCCGGTGGGCAGACCGGTTCAGGagtgggttttggttttggttttggttctggttctggcGCCGGTGGTGGGGGAGGAGGCGGAGGCTTAGGCTTGGGTTCGGCTGGAGGAGGAGGCGGCGGAGGAACCTCAACATCCACGATGGAAGGAGGAGGCCGCGGAGATGGAGGCGGAGGGTCGGGCTCGGAGGGAGGAGGAGGCGGTGGAGGCTTTTTCTCGACGATCTTGATGCATTTAATGGCATTTCTAGCTTTGCAGCAGAGCTTTTTAGCGAGCTTCCTGGGACAGAAGGGGCCACTGATGGTGACGGTGTTGTTTTTCTCATCATATATCTCCTCCTGTATTTGATATCTCTCTtcgttgaaagaaaaaaaaaaaaaaagaattaattgAAGGGATGAGATAAAAATGATGGGGCAATTAATTAAGAAGGAACAGGTGAGATTGCTCACCGCGGTATTTACAGAGGACTTTCCTGATCTTATCGTTGCAGCGTGAGCATGCAAGATCAACCTTCAGCACTATCGTTGACACCTGCAAcacaaccaaaaacccaaaatcttcatatttttttcccctcttccaaagAACCAGACAAGAAGAATAAGCCAAATTCTGTTCGATCAATAACAACATAAAAAGACAGGAGTGTATGGATCTgtttgaaaaaaataacaaacaaatgAACAGAGATTTAACGGATTTGATATTAAAGAAGTTAAAATCGGAAGAAACTACAGGTCTATAGCTCAAAGGGCTAGAAAGCTCGCttccaaaggaaagaaaacagtGGAGGATGAGCATacgagatagagaaagagagagaacagaggCTGACCTTGTGCGCCATTGCCTAGGGCTGCGAGAGATGGAGGTGAGACTAATTATCCCTTCAGACTTGAGATTATGATTCTCGATACACATCGACCGAGGAGTGAGGTGGAGTGAGGTCTCTgatccttaaaaaaatataactgAACCggaaagaataaagaaagaaaaagcctgGGAGAATGTAAATAACAACCATAGGGATAACAACACGTGTCATTGATAGTTGACGTTGAAAGTAAAATATTATAATGGCAATGTGTTTCGTTATCGTTTCTTTGTTTGGTCATCTTCATCCATAACCGACATATGCTGGTCGATTGATCCTCCTTACCAACGATTTTTTGTTGTATGTTAAATAGGTCATATCGAGGTTGAATGAATAATTTTCAATATTGAACTCCCCATTGAGGAAGTATTCTGTTTTTGCTTTGAAGCAATCGAGATCATGATTTAGGGAATCGGATCGAATTAGTCAAGATCAATGGGAATTGATCTTAATCAATTATATTCTTGGTCAATACTATATTGATGGATTAATACGAacacaaattttaaaaataaatgaattatgtTCTTGGTCAATACTATATTGTCTTTGCTGCTATGGATACAAGCTTTAAAATTCAAAGTTGTATTTACTTGTACCACATCCTCCACTAGTTCAGCAAGTATTGGATCAAATCCACTGACTCTCATAGAAATGAGCATAATTAACCTCCTGCTACAGATCTCATCATAAGGAATCGTGTATTTACGAAAATGACCTTCATCTCTCTCCTACAAACGTATCCAAATTTGTCTCCGACATTTATTGTTACCCCAGGGACATGCTCCCTCTGAGAAGAAAGGACCATATTGGACCTGTCAATCATCAATTTGAAAAACTACAATTACAAGGATTTGTAAAAGGGGGTCCAACGCCAAGGAATGAATGTTGCCACGTGGTCGTTTAGGGTTTACTTGGAAGAAATAATTAGGGTTCCAATAAATTAGGCATGCATGGAAANNNNNNNNNNNNNNNNNNNNNNNNNNNNNNNNNNNNNNNNNNNNNNNNNNNNNNNNNNNNNNNNNNNNNNNNAAATTTTTTAAAGatgttttattaaaatatattataaataacaaaaataaaataaggcttCCGTTTCAAATTTTAGGTTGTTTTCTTATAATAGTGATGGCATCTTTAATCATCggtacaaatttttttcttatttttcaggTAAGATTAGTCATGTACAACTAAAATATGCCAAAtggccaaaattttgaaaacaactttattaaataattattttttgattaaATGATTTGTAGTGAACTAATGCAGCCTTAGTCAACTCCGTTTGGATTGAATCTTGACACGAGTGAACTTAGAGTTTAtttatccacaaaatttcagattcATCAAATTATGATGTGATAAGAAATAAATGTTAGTAGATAATTCCGAAATTTGGAACTCTCACccttaatattttattattttatttcaagttTTTAGTGTGGCAGTTCTTATAAAATTAGTGATGAATGCATTTATTCTGTCAAGTAGAAGAATGATATAATAATTTAGATCATTGGATGTTTAATTTCAGCCTCATATTCAATCTTCTACTTTGGAAGTTTTAATTACTCCTTTTTCTTAGCCTATATTTACTCGAACTGTCGTACTCTAAACtgaattttattgttatttaaaATTTCTTAGTGTTGGCATTGGCAAGTGGAAAGGGAAATATACAGCAACCAAGTTGGTaggaaaaatatgaattttttctTGGGTAACAAGAATAATAAGAAGTTCATAACTAGAGAAGAAGAACCACATTAGTGAGTGGGCGAGCCCTTattcatctccatctccatctccatctccatttcCATCTTCCTCCGGCCTCCGCCCTCCCCTACCTCCACATCCAGTAAATTACATTCTTTGTGAAATGCAGGTATTAGTAGGGGGATGAGAAAGGGAAGGAGATAACCCATTGAAGACAACTCTTCCCTACATCATCATATTTGCCATGCCCACTCCTTTGTCATCTTAACCATTGGATTAAAGTCTTTGaagaaggggtttttttttttttttaagataaaaaaagaagtagaagaggaaatactattttaaatttttcataaGATAAATCGAGGCTCGTAACACCTAGTGACTAGTTTATCAGTCAAAAATTATAATCTATATCAACCATATGACTcaccatttaattaattttttttatgcattatAAGTCGTttgatcaaaatcaaactaGTAAATGACTGATGTGGCAATTCTACCGAGTCAAGCTTAAACCATTGATGGTTGACATGGCATTCTAACCATTGGGTAGATAGAGTACCGGATAGATTGATCATTTATCAAGTTAACTAAGGACCAAAATCAATTAGATGATCCACCGCATATTAGATCTTTTTAACCAAGTGGACATTTATATCTTAACTGATCCTTTCGcttgaaattttaaattaattttcattaaaaaaaaaataatgcagTAAACTCAGGAAACTCAGAGAATTTACTAATTTATAATGAATATGTTATACATAGCACATACCGTGATACATGCCTGGGATGcagtttttttttggaaaagctATTACTATCAAGTAGTATGGTGCTTGTGCCTAGAGTCTTAGACATACACTAGGGGTAAAATGACGGCTCCTCCCCcgtgaaatgaaaaaaattccacCGATGTTGAGGACTGACAAAACAGTCTGATAAACAAGTAAATTAATAAGTCATTTAAATGGATAAGTCATTTatgtgagaggagagaaaaacaaGGAAGATGCTAATGTACCCTCTATGGTCAGCTTGTAgaacattttctcttttttctaataCTAGAGTAGAGATACTTTATTTCACTCTCAACTCGTATCCCATGTATTaagaaaaatttttgaattcgAAATCATTGGATGTATACAGAGCCCTCTTAATTGGTCACCTGTTGAATTTTAAGCCTCACCACCTCAGTCATACAATCCACCTTATTCCTTATTTTCATAGTATCTGCAACAGGTTAGGATAAATTAATGGAacttatattttaaaaaaaaaaaaaaaaaaaatgctttgtatcagtttgaaactttttttttggggagtgtgtgtgggggggggggggtgagggggAAGTAGAATGGTCCATGATATAGAGAGATCCTTATTACCTTTTGGTGAGTGTCAATTGCAAACCAGAATCATATCGCATTGTTTAAATTACTACCAATAAAATTGgttgtattttgatttttaagagtaaagttctttattataaattttggttcaatttgattcAATAAACTAGTGGTTTTGAACCAATTAAAATTGATTAGGACTAGTCCATCTCTTGAGGAACTGTGTTCATAACCATTTTGGGAGCCTGGGCTGCATATAGATCAATTATAAGTTTATAAACTTCAATCCATATTTACTGCAGAATAAAAAATCTGAATCAACAAAAAGGACTTGGTGATCTAAAACTTACTAATGAGCCCACAGAAAGGCATTGTCCAAAGCCTGCAAGGACCCCACCACCCACAAAGGCTTTGGTAGGTGTGGGTCGCTTGCTGTCCACCAACCCGTACTGAAATTCTCAAAGCATTTAAGCCATTCTCTGATATCAACTTAAAATCTTGTCCAATTACGAAAGCCCTCCGGTGCTCCTGAGAGATAAAATTTTATAGTTAAATTTtgtaaaatattataaaaaaaaattcgataattgaccccattaagttggaataaatTGGGCATTATTGAACTATAAGAAAATTCGATGCAAGACTTTGAGATGGCTACATAAACCATATGATTTAGATTCGAGGGTAGATTTATGGCCCCAATGACCCTAGGAGGGGTTTGGGCACTGTAGCTATAACTAGCTTGCATCCTTTTTTGTAAGGGGTCTAATGTCAATGGACTTGTCCGCGTCATCATTTAACCATTCCTCAATTTGAGATCAATTTGACTTCACCACTTGTTAGTCTTGTTCCATCACTGCTAGTTTAGTGCAATCAAAATGATTAGTAATCGTAAGCTTATTAATCGCACATTGCTTGACCAATAGGAGACTAATTAAACTTTCCTTTCTCACCATGGAATTACACTCATTACATCAACTCTCCCAACTTTGGGCCATAAGTCTCCACATAATCAATACACGGAAACTCCACTCTGATATCATTTTGACAACATCCAATCACCCCAAGTCTAgttgtttaaaaataaaagagtctTAAAACAAGAAATAAAGACATGTGAGGTTACTAACCCTCATGGCTTGTTTCGCCTGGTGTCTATTCGTCATCCCCTTCCCCATCAGCTGTGACCAACTCCTCTGTATTCATCTGTTTGTATTAGTATTACAACATGAAACAATACACTTGTTATGGTGAGGTTATTCAGGTCCAAATAAATACACTACTGCTATGACTAATTGCTTAAGTTGGGGGTTGTGAGAAAAATGAAACCTGTacatgtatttaaaaaaaataaacaaataaataaatattatgggtgtcaaaacctaactTGAACCGATAACGTCGATCAGATCGAATCAGAAATCAGATCAAATCGAATCAAAGTTTTATTGGGCTGGTTTCGGTTTGGGATATTATGACCACAAAACCATAGCGAACCACACAAGAAACTAAACCGAAACCGGTACAAAACAtagaccaaaactgaaaccaattCAGCTGAAAACTCATAAAAAATCTGGTTTTTGCACAATTTGTATAAATTTGCATGGTAAACCAAACATAAATCAGACAAAAAATGTAACTAATCCGATTACAAACTGATACAAGAAACCAAAGtcgaatcaaaacaaaaaagaactgGAAtcagaaccaaaccaaaatcgataTTTCGTTACTGATTTGATTCACCATCTCCACACCAAAACCAACTCAACCCAGATGAAACCGAATCAAACcgatcaattgacacccctaatttcattcataattcTACTCATCACCATAAAAAGAAAGGCAACCCAAACATTTTTTACTCTGAGTCCTCACTTCTCACcccaggaaaaaagaaagaaataaaaaaaaaggacagcATTATTAATCACAATACCAATTGCATCGAGTCTGGTTGAAATAACCATCCCTTATAGTGTCCCGAATGGACTACATCATTTGGGTGGTATCTCTGTTCCACACAAAGAAATGGTTTATTAATTAGTAACTGAAGAGGACATAAATatagaaatgaaggaaaaagaagaaaaaaaaaaacccaccagAAAATCAGGTCTGTAATTGCTCCTGCACTGTTCTTGATCACCCACAGTAACTCTCCTTCTACCTGCACCCTCCATTTCATTAGTTGATCCTTCCTCTTTTATAAGGAAGAGGTTCAGCTCTCTCACAGAGCAACAGATCCCACGATCACAGCCATATTCATCATTAGTTGCAGGATGATCTTCTTCTTGATCTATCTCTAATATCTCAATCGTATCTCCACTTTCCAACTGAAACCCAAACCAATCAAACCCTTTGAACTTGACAACATGCCCTATATCTCGATAATCAAATCCTTCCAATTCGTGAACTTTGTTCAAAACTGGATTTATCAATTCAATGTCCTCAATTCTCAGCTTAGTTTCCCAATAGGTTATATTTTGGTCTTTGCTGCTATGGATACAAGCTTTAAAATTCAAAGTTGTATTTACTTGTACCACATCCTCCACTAGTTCAGCAAGTATTGGATCAAATCCACTGACTCCATAGAAATGAGCATAATTAACCTCCTGCTACATATCTCATCATAAGGAATCGTGTATTTACTAAAATAACCTTCATCTCTCTCCTGCAAATGTATCCAAATTTGTCTTTGACATTTATTGTTACCCCAAGGACATGCTCCCTCTGAGAGGAAATGACCAAACTGGACCTGTCAATCATCAATTTGAAAAACTACAATTACAAGGATTTGTAAAAGGGGGTCCAACGACAAGGAATGAATGTTGCCACGTGGTCGTTTAGGGTTTACTTGGAAGAAATAATTAGGGTTCCAATAAATTAGGCATGCATAGAACGAAAAAAGACCTCACCTGGCCATGCATAAGCCACGAGTAATGAACACAGATTTGACATGCTAATGCCATCAAATTGAATTCACCATAACTTTTCCTCACAATGCCTCTTATAAACTGCTGCTCCCCCCTTTACACACAAATTTTTAAGCCATAATACCTCCAACCTTTTCATGTTACGCAAGTCTGTTAAGCTTGATAGTAATTCTTAGAAACGAAGTTCAATTAAACTAGAGGGCAGCTTTGGTATGTATCGAAGCTTGGTACGTCCACTAAGGAGAATATAATGCAAATACATCATATTTTCCAATGACCTTGGCAGATCCACCAGACTAAAGCAGTGTGAAAGATCTAATACCTCCAGCTTCTTTAATAATCCAACACCATCAGGAAGTGCCTTAATATTTGTATAATCCAAGAGAATCTCAACCAAAGATTCTTTTAGATCACCAATGGACTTAGGCAACTCTGTGAGTAAGATGCAATGACTGAGAATAAGCTTCTGGAGAGAACTCAACCTACATATACTATCTAGGAGTTTCTTAAGAGAAATGCAGAAGCCCAAGTTCAAGTAAACGAGCTGCTGGAGCTTCCCAATAGATTCATGTAAATTAACCAAAGAGCAACCATCAAGATACAACCTTTCTAAACAAGGAAATCCTGAAAAGTTGGGAGACTCAAACAGTTTCACACAATTACTGAGTTTAAGAACTTTCAATTGTTGAAACACCTGTTAAAACAAAGAGATGGATATAACATTTTAAACGTCGAGTAATTTTCGGTTATAAAATCATAGAGAAGAAAGACAAATACTACATACCTTATTTTCAAGACAGTTGTTCCAAGCTAGTTTAAAACAGCCATGACTTAAGTCAAGCATAACTATTTCTTCATGATAAAAATTGGTAGGTAATTCTTCCAATGGACAATAACACCAACACAAAAAACCTAATGTAGAAGGAAGACACTGAAAGTTCCCTTCCAAGGTTACTCCATCAACTCGTAGTAATCTTAGATTGGGCATCTTCTTAAAAATTTTAGTCTTTAAAATGTGGTTCATGCTACGGGGGAGAGCTCCAACCATTTCATTCCCCTACAATAGAAAACAGTTCAAGTAAATAGGAATTATAGACAAAAAATATGTAGAGGCTTTGGTCCTATCGTGctttatttcaatttctatttatttacatGAATGCTTAGAGTAGGagtagaggaaaaaagaaaaaagattcatGCAATTAGCTCTTAGTTTAAAACCATTTCTTGACTTCACGAGACAATAACCTACCATGTTTGAGCTTGTTTTCAATGACTCTGttataatgaaaaatattttaagatTTAAACAAATATAGGATGGGGCTAAACTGGAGACTTTCAATCATTTCATTCTCCTATAGTAGAAAAATAGTCAAGTAAATAGAAATTAATTTGATAGACATAAAAATGTTGAGGTTTTGTCAATGTACTCCATACTAATTGAGTTTGGTCCTAATGCACtttatttcaacatttattTGTAGagaaaatcttattgtaattaaagttgatgaaaaagaaattgtaaccttagctttttcccccttttagtATAACTATTCTGTTAATGAGGATAGAAGCATGTAACGACAAAATGGAAAGtcgttttttattttgaatatcctttcttttttgtaaTAGCTTAAAGAAATTTGGGGAATAAAATAAGGGgccatcaaaagaaggttacaacttctcAATTACCactttggttacaacaagatgcACCCCTAGTTATATATTATAATAACAAGCTCAGCAAGAGTAAGAGAAAatgatttcaaaaataaaatcaaaaataGATTCATGCCATTAGATCTTACCTTACCACCACTTAATACCTTCATGATATTGGCATAAGACCATAACCTGCTATGTTTACCAAGTTTTGTAGGGCTTTGGCTATTGGCAATTCGCCTTCCCATATCACGAATCTGATCTTGCATCAACAATACTTTAGATTTACGTATATATGTACCTGTACGCACTTTCTTCTCATTAATCTTTAGGAGGGATTTTTTCTTGAGAACTTCTAAATGGTATCTTGGTTCATAGCCACAAGCTTCCCATATGGAAATTACAATTTCTTCCTCATATCTTATAAAACAACATGCAGCATCAAGAAACATGGCCTTCTTAATATTATCTCGCATATTATCATAGCTTATCTTTAGTTTTCCATAGACATCATCATGAGGAACTTATTTCAATATCCGAAGCATGCTTTGCCaaacttctttatcttttttccaTTGATAAATAAGAACCCAAGACCTCCAAGGCTAAGGAGGGTGGGAACCCTCTTGTAGTGTGTATTATATCATTTGAAAGTTGCATATAATCTTCAGGAGGTTTGTTCATAGAAAAAGCATAAGAACTAAAAAGTTGAAGACTCTCTTTCATATTCAATTCTTTAGGCTCGTAtacttttctatcattttctGGAATTTTACAAAGAGTGCCCTGATCTCTAGTTATAATAATTATCCTACTTCcagaaccaaaccaattgataTCACCAGCTAATGCATCTAATTGGTTATGATGGCTCACGTCATCCAGAATGAGAAGAATATCTATTTTCCCAAGTCTTTCTTTTATAAATCTTGATCCTTATTTaggatcaaggattaaagtatcggtatcggtcaccgtatcggtcggtcaaaattaagatacgtatcggagggtatcgtatcgtatcggagatacgctaaagatacgcacataaatggatagggaacacatttttatacacttttgcataaaaaaacagttaaaaaaagttatatataacatgtagaatgcataaatacttaagtggagggtatcgtattgatagacaaatatattgagttgaaaatgttcaaaatgatgagggtatgatattgatagacaaatatatttttttgagaaaaatcaaaattttccatggaagttgtagaacacttgtttttacataacatataaaaaatctaaacatttttaatcattgagcatgagtagatctaagaaatttgaaataaattgaaaccctcattttctcttgaaaaaagtttgtaaatccttataaatccaatgatttcatgtaataatgatgcacaaaatgtgattctaagtatgatgaactaggggtgtcaattcgtggcccgaaccgactaaatcgatcgggaccgaccgtttatagaccggtccagcccggaccgtttattaaacgtgtcgggcttgagcccggcccgtttataaacggtcggtcttggttttgctacttggaccgtcgggcgcccgaccgagaccgaccgtttaacacccgatcgagaccggcctattgtgcactggcctagcccgaccctttaatgattgtagaatacctattttaccccccaaattagaaagtaaaaactaaaaagtaaaaacatgttcatattttaaataatggttatatttggtatcatttattaatttattgtcatttttttgggtttgcatgagtgggccggaatataagagcacattttaaagagggtccgtttaaaaaccggttaaagcccgtttaacattaaacatgtccgtagcccaattaaggcccgactaaagcccgattaaggtggcccgattatagcccgaggccgaccgaccgaatataaagtgtaccatgccctcaataactaagcccgattagttaaatgggcggacacggtgtagcctttgaaagtctttaagcccgattaagcccgatcgaaaccgaaccgacccgaccggttgacacccctatgatgaaccttagatttgtaaaaaaacttgaaaatctaaggttaaaattgaaaaaagtgagtaaagattcaagaacttactattcaaaattttcaactttcaagttcaaggttcttcttggactatgtttttctccttctttgaaccattcacttcgacaatgtttctttcaatctaccatttgagtctccaaaaaggtgtgtgaatcaaaggggaagaaagaagagaaatatagaaaactattggtgagagtttgaagtgtttgtttcaaacaataaaaggcacattcacgggaattttcatattttcaatcgatacgtaccgatacggtaccgatacagtacgatacggctcgatactgcacgatacggtcgatacataccgatacggtaccgatacgtaccgatactctcgggaatttctagattttcaaaagttcgtatcgtagagtatcgtacgtatcggtaccgatacggtacggtacggtacgatacgcacgatacagcgatacgtaaaaggggacccaaaattccccgtagcgtatcggtatgtatcgtgccgatgcctaccgatacggatacgtatcggccgatacggcacgatacgcaccgatacttaaaaccatgtttaggattgtatattttcattTCGTTGTCAAAGACATTGCAAAGAAGTTTTTGTTGCAAGCAATCAATACCATTGGGTTGTGATAATGCTGTGTCCAATGTCATTTAGAAAACAATTCTTGCTAAACTTTCCACAGATGCGGTTGTATACCGTTGTCGCAATGGTTGTTTTCCCAATACCACCCAAACCCCATATCCCTAGAAACAATACATCCTTAGAAGTGGTATTTGATAGTAGAGTTAACACAAATTCTACACGGGATTCTAATCTAGTAGGGTATTTAACATCAATCAAGGGGACCCTATTCAATCGAATCAAAGCATTTTGAACAATTCCCTCGACTAGCTCTACTTGATCATCCCTTCATGTTAGttcatagaaaaaggaagaCATAAGTCACAACAAATTCGAagtgaaactcaaaaaaaagaaaaatgaattagATAACTTTCTTCAGGGAAGAAGGCTTATACAAGATAAATTAACTtgaaaacataaataagaatAAGTAAGATACAACAtggatcatatatatatatatagagagagagatgttcaCAAAAAGAAGTATATAATTTCAAGGGACTGAGACTTACCTATCATGAAAAACCCATCCACTCGTATCACCTACTACTTTCATAGCTTCCTTCCATGTCTCCAGAGTTTCAGGCTTCTCGTTACCATGTTTTTGAGGTGAAATCTCAAAACTTGCAGTCTGATTCTTAACATCTGATGTGCTAACtttgaagaaaatggagaaaataatTTGACCATTGGTTCTATGACATTCCAACATTTGAACGAGCTCCCGAAGGCACCATCTGC contains:
- the LOC122065403 gene encoding disease resistance protein RPS4B-like, which gives rise to MLDLSHGCFKLAWNNCLENKVFQQLKVLKLSNCVKLFESPNFSGFPCLERLYLDGCSLVNLHESIGKLQQLVYLNLGFCISLKKLLDSICRLSSLQKLILSHCILLTELPKSIGDLKESLVEILLDYTNIKALPDGVGLLKKLEVLDLSHCFSLVDLPRSLENMMYLHYILLSGRTKLRYIPKLPSSLIELRF
- the LOC122065401 gene encoding protein PYRICULARIA ORYZAE RESISTANCE 21-like, which produces MAHKVSTIVLKVDLACSRCNDKIRKVLCKYRERYQIQEEIYDEKNNTVTISGPFCPRKLAKKLCCKARNAIKCIKIVEKKPPPPPPPSEPDPPPPSPRPPPSIVDVEVPPPPPPPAEPKPKPPPPPPPPAPEPEPKPKPKPTPEPVCPPAQPIGGCCGPCYEGYGGGPCHEGYGRPQPCDCGCGGSRSTCYDDWGRRPQPCDCGCGGSRSTCYDGWGRRPQPCYCGCGGSQSTCYNGWGRPPQPCHCGCGGSQLQCSRRYGRSSYGSPYGLFNEEDQNSCIIM